A window of the Dermatophagoides farinae isolate YC_2012a chromosome 2, ASM2471394v1, whole genome shotgun sequence genome harbors these coding sequences:
- the LOC124499974 gene encoding acyl-CoA Delta(11) desaturase, which yields MVIENHSVKESSIVCQGDDIKKIETIYGVDDPRFKVEQSAWKRPLKWSNIIIMSLWHIAVVISYVHVCINPAHLKTILLAIILGANSGIAAAVGAHRLLAHRAFKVSWPLKLWILIFQAITMNGSALSYARDHRTHHKYSDTDGDPKNPTRGLFYSHIGWWLVKKTESVKQAGQKLDFSDLYEDKLVFLQHKFYIPIFILFGMIIPTVIPIILWNEDPWLSFSICVILRTFVVLHHLFAVNSLAHHFGYRPYDFRIRPTDHRFVNYLTLGEGLHNYHHVFPYDYRINDRPQWEMFNPTTSFIRLCAAIGLAYDLKTASPTVVREIVSKRGIEALYDKTKSLSFRIINAILDWILGIATALWIVFPALLFKLATQRPLFI from the coding sequence ATGGTTATTGAGAATCACTCTGTTAAAGAATCATCCATTGTTTGCCAAGGtgatgatataaaaaaaattgaaacaatttatgGTGTTGATGATCCTCGATTCAAAGTGGAGCAATCGGCTTGGAAACGACCACTTAAATGGtccaatataatcatcatgtccTTATGGCATATTGCTGTCGTCATTTCATATGTGCATGTTTGTATTAATCCAGCACATTTAAAAACGATATTGTTGGCAATTATCCTTGGCGCCAATTCTGGAATTGCGGCAGCGGTAGGAGCTCATCGTCTTTTGGCTCATCGAGCCTTCAAAGTTAGTTGGCCATTGAAGTTATGGATTCTCATATTTCAAGCAATCACAATGAATGGCAGTGCTCTTTCTTATGCTCGTGATCATCGAACACATCATAAATATTCGGATACCGATGGCGACCCAAAGAATCCAACTCGtggtttattttattctcatATTGGTTGGTGGTTAGTAAAGAAAACCGAATCAGTCAAGCAAGCCGGTCAAAAACTAGATTTTTCCGATCTCTATGAAGACAAATTGGTCTTTTTGCAACACAAATTTTATATTCCAATCTTCATCTTGTTTGGTATGATCATTCCAACAGTTATTCCGATTATTCTTTGGAATGAAGATCCTTGGTTATCTTTTTCCATCTGTGTCATTCTTCGCACATTCGTAGTGTTACATCATTTATTCGCTGTTAATTCTTTGGCTCATCATTTTGGATACCGACCATACGATTTCCGTATACGACCAACTGATCATCGTTTTGTCAATTATCTTACATTAGGCGAAGGTCtacataattatcatcatgttttcCCTTATGATTATCGCATCAATGATCGACCACAGTGGGAAATGTTCAATCCTACAACATCATTTATTCGCTTATGTGCTGCTATTGGATTGGCATATGATTTGAAAACAGCTTCACCAACAGTGGTGAGAGAAATTGTTTCTAAACGAGGCATCGAAGCATTATATGATAAAACTAAAAGTCTAAGTTTCCGTATCATAAATGCCATATTAGATTGGATTTTGGGAATAGCCACAGCTTTATGGATTGTTTTTCCAGCCTTGCTTTTCAAACTTGCAACACAACGTCcattgtttatttga
- the LOC124497907 gene encoding delta(9)-fatty-acid desaturase fat-7, with amino-acid sequence MNSVKDENQNTSIFIGCPESVDIEKLKTIYGVDDPRFKVEQSAWKRPLKWSNIIILSILHIVFIVCYVDVCISLVHIETAVFSIVIGAMSGIATSAGSHRLWSHRTFKAKWPLKLWLLIFQAITMNGSALTYARDHRTHHKYSDTDGDPKNPTRGLFYSHIGWWLVKKTESVKQAGRKLDFSDLYEDKLVFLQHKFYIPIFILFGMIIPTVIPVILWNEDPWSSFSICVILRIFVVLHHLFTVNSLAHYFGYRPYDFRILPADHRFVNYISFGEGLHNYHHVFPFDYRINDRPQWELFNPPGTFIHTCALLGLAYDLKIASPAVVKGVVSRRGVRALYDPIRSLKFRVMNAIFDWIFGISTALWLIYPALFFKLATQRVIYI; translated from the coding sequence ATGAATTCTgtaaaagatgaaaatcaaaatactAGTATTTTCATTGGATGCCCAGAATCTGtagatattgaaaaattgaaaacaatttatgGTGTTGATGATCCTCGATTCAAAGTGGAGCAATCGGCCTGGAAACGTCCATTAAAATGGTCCAATATAATTATTCTGTCTATCTTGCATATTGTCttcattgtttgttatgTAGACGTTTGCATCTCTCTTGTCCATATTGAAACAGCAGTGTTTTCAATTGTTATTGGTGCCATGTCTGGTATTGCCACATCTGCCGGATCTCATCGCTTATGGTCACATCGAACATTCAAAGCTAAATGGCCACTAAAACTATGGCTTCTTATATTCCAAGCAATCACAATGAATGGAAGTGCTTTGACTTACGCTCGCGATCATCGAACACATCATAAATATTCAGATACTGATGGCGATCCAAAGAATCCAACGCGTGGTCTATTTTATTCTCATATTGGTTGGTGGTTAGTAAAGAAAACCGAATCAGTCAAGCAAGCCGGCCGAAAACTAGATTTTTCCGATCTCTATGAAGACAAATTGGTCTTTTTGCAACACAAATTTTATATTCCAATTTTCATCTTGTTTGGTATGATCATTCCAACCGTTATTCCGGTTATTCTTTGGAATGAAGATCCTTGGTcatctttttccatttgtgtTATTCTTCGTATATTCGTAGTGTTGCATCATCTGTTTACGGTAAATTCACTTGCTCATTATTTTGGCTATAGACCATACGATTTCCGAATACTGCCAGCTGATCATCGTTTTGTTAATTATATTTCTTTCGGAGAAGGTCtacataattatcatcatgtgttTCCATTCGATTATCGCATCAACGATCGTCCACAATGGGAATTGTTCAATCCTCCCGGAACTTTCATTCATACTTGTGCTCTTTTGGGGTTGGCatatgatttaaaaattgcTTCACCTGCAGTAGTGAAAGGAGTTGTTAGCCGAAGAGGTGTTCGAGCATTGTATGATCCAATTCGAAGTTTGAAATTCCGTGTCATGAATGCTATATTCGATTGGATATTCGGAATATCAACCGCTCTATGGCTTATTTATCCAgcattgtttttcaaattagCAACACAACGCGTTATCTATATTTGA
- the rl gene encoding mitogen-activated protein kinase rl, with protein METSPAPQASASLRNSPPPPMSVSPSGQSSTSSNMNSSAIGGLAPPPSSSSSSSTGQSSSNSGAVAEPSPGGKNSVTETVRGQIFEVGPRYTSLEYIGEGAYGMVVSAYDNNTRKKVAIKKISPFEHQTYCQRTLREIKILTRFKHENIIDIRDIICASSIQRMKDVYIVQCLMETDLYKLLKTQPLSNDHVCYFLYQILRGLKYIHSANVLHRDLKPSNLLLDTTCDLKICDFGLARVADPVQDHTGLLTEYVATRWYRAPEIMLNSKGYTKSIDIWSVGCILAEMISNRPLFPGKHYLDQLNHILNILGSPSQEDLNCIINPKARQYLQTLQQKPKIPWTRLFPDADANALDLLDKMLTFNPNKRITVEDALAHSYFSQYYDPSDEPVAEEPFNLDMEYDDLPRERLKELVWEEATNFHRRQCTMMQREQ; from the exons ATGGAAACATCACCCGCACCCCAAGCATCAGCTTCATTGCGTAACAGTCCACCCCCACCAATGTCCGTTTCTCCAAGTGgccaatcatcaacatcatccaaTATGAATTCATCTGCTATTGGTGGTCTAGCTCCTCCACcctcatcgtcatcatcatcatcaactggtcaatcatcatcaaatagtGGTGCAGTAGCTGAACCATCACCAGGTGGAAAAAATTCGGTCACTGAAACCGTACGTGGACAAATATTTGAAGTTGGACCACGTTATACTTCGCTTGAATATATTGGTGAAGGTGCTTATGGCATGGTTGT atcTGCCTATGATAACAACACTAGAAAAAAGGTGGCTATCAAAAAGATTAGTCCATTCGAACATCAAACCTATTGTCAACGTACATTAAGagagataaaaattttgacacgttttaaacatgaaaat ATAATTGACATTCGGGATATAATCTGTGCATCTAGCATACAACGAATGAAAGATGTTTACATCGTACAATGTTTAATGGAAACtgatttatataaattattgaaaacacAACCATTGAGTAATGATCATGTATGCTATTTCCTGTATCAAATTCTTCGTGGTCTCAAATATATCCATTCGGCTAATGTTTTACATCGAGACCTTAAGCCAtcgaatttgttgttggataCTACTTGTGACCTGAAAATCTGCGATTTCGGTTTAGCTCGTGTTGCCGATCCAGTTCAGGATCATACAGGCTTATTAACCGAATATGTTGCCACACGATGGTATCGAGCACCAGAAATCATGCTTAATAGCAAAGGCTATACCAAGTCAA TCGATATTTGGTCAGTTGGTTGCATACTGGCGGAGATGATCTCAAATCGACCATTGTTTCCGGGAAAACATT atttggatcaattgaatcatatCTTGAACATTTTGGGTTCACCAAGTCAAGAAGATTTGAATTGCATTATCAATCCAAAGGCACGACAATATTTGCAAACTTTACAACAGAAGCCAAAAATACCATGGACTCGTTTATTTCCGGATGCCGATGCCAATGCATTGGATTTATTGGATAAAATGTTGACATTCAATCCCAACAAACGAATCACGGTTGAAGACGCATTGGCACATTCATATTTCAGTCAATATTATGATCCCAGCGATGAA CCTGTTGCTGAGGAACCATTCAATCTCGATATGGAATATGATGATCTCCCACGAGAGAGGTTGAAAGAATTGGTTTGGGAAGAGGCAACCAATTTTCATCGCCGTCAATGCACTATGATGCAAAGAGAGCagtga